The following proteins are co-located in the Anomalospiza imberbis isolate Cuckoo-Finch-1a 21T00152 chromosome 1, ASM3175350v1, whole genome shotgun sequence genome:
- the ADTRP gene encoding androgen-dependent TFPI-regulating protein, which yields MEISTLATYHCLAFVWYFFVAYSITHVKTEERPSEVFLYGGQWKYLTVLNLVLQAVFYGVSFLADVLRLIKKLRCAKCIISSRDLLFSVLAFPVSTFVCISFWTLYTYNRELVYPKSLDGVIPLWLNHAMHTAVLPFALLEIFALPHRYPAKKKGLILLGFVAFLYISWVLWIYSVTGEWVYPLFALFSPLGLAAFFAGSLAIIFALYNFGEFLNRMIWGDSIVILDHKWKGK from the exons ATGGAAATCTCTACTCTTGCCACGTACCACTGCCTTGCTTTTGTCTGGTACTTTTTTGTTGCCTATTCCATCACACACGTGAAAACAGAGGAGCGGCCATCTGAAGTGTTCCTTTATGGTGGGCAGTGGAAATATTTGACAGTCCTCAATCTG GTTTTGCAGGCTGTCTTCTATGGGGTGTCCTTCCTGGCTGATGTGTTGAGACTAATTAAGAAACTGCGATGTGCTAAGTGCATAATTTCCAGCAGAGACCTTCTTTTCAGTGTCTTGGCTTTCCCAGTGTCCACA TTTGTGTGTATATCCTTTTGGACACTGTATACCTACAACCGAGAGCTGGTTTACCCCAAAAGCCTTGATGGAGTCATCCCGCTCTGGTTAAATCATGCTATG CACACGGCTGTATTGCCATTTGCTCTCCTGGAAATCTTTGCCTTGCCGCATCGTTACCCAGCAAAGAAGAAGGGATTGATCCTACTGGGATTTGTCGCTTTTCTCTATATCAGTTG GGTCCTGTGGATTTATTCGGTAACGGGAGAGTGGGTATATCCTCTTTTTGCTTTGTTCAGCCCCCTTGGACTAGCAGCCTTTTTTGCCGGTAGCCTTGCCATCATCTTTGCCTTATACAACTTTGGAGAGTTCCTCAACCGTATGATATGGG GAGATTCAATAGTAATACTGGACCACAAGTGGAAAGGCAAGTGA